From a region of the Vicinamibacteria bacterium genome:
- a CDS encoding GspE/PulE family protein → MAEERTKPLLDDAVLAPVSEEETARALSVRYRLEFVDVASFAPDPEILKSVPVELMFRYNFLPYRREGERLVLVMADPANIPVVDELSLLLQTPIQPAVGSPSAIQDALKRGQGTQRVLEQASESFKIQLLRDDDNGEEVISIDKIQADQSPIIRLVDSTVFDALNRRASDIHIETRDSEVVIKYRIDGVLQPAMKPIAKEHHQTIISRIKVMAELDIAEKRVPQDGRFRVRVGGRAIDFRVSIMPSVHGEDAVIRILDKESLSKQFTSLRLDVLGFDEKELARFRRFIREPYGMVLVTGPTGSGKTTTLYAALSEIKTEEDKIITIEDPVEYQLKGVTQIPVNEKKGLTFARGLRSILRHDPDKIMVGEIRDPETADIAIQSALTGHLVFTTVHANNVIDVLGRFLNMKIEPYNFVSALNCVQAQRLVRTICSQCTRRVKASRELLVESGLDAVAYADTWFYEGAGCLECGGTGYKGRTAICELLDVSDSVREMILARRSSADIKRAAREEGMVFLRESAVNKALTGRTTLQEINKVTFVEVV, encoded by the coding sequence GTGGCGGAAGAGCGGACAAAGCCCCTGCTCGACGATGCGGTCCTGGCCCCCGTCTCCGAGGAGGAGACCGCGCGGGCGCTCTCCGTTCGCTACCGCCTGGAGTTCGTGGACGTGGCTTCCTTCGCCCCCGATCCCGAGATCCTGAAGTCCGTGCCCGTGGAGCTGATGTTCCGGTACAACTTCCTCCCCTACCGCCGGGAGGGGGAACGACTGGTTCTGGTCATGGCCGACCCCGCCAACATCCCGGTGGTGGACGAGCTCTCCCTGCTCCTGCAGACCCCCATCCAGCCTGCGGTGGGCTCGCCCTCCGCCATCCAGGACGCGCTCAAGCGCGGTCAGGGGACCCAGCGGGTGCTGGAACAGGCCTCGGAATCGTTCAAGATCCAGCTCCTCCGCGACGACGACAACGGTGAGGAAGTTATCTCCATCGACAAGATCCAGGCCGATCAATCGCCCATCATCCGCCTCGTGGATTCCACGGTCTTCGATGCCCTGAACCGTCGGGCCTCCGACATCCACATCGAGACCCGGGACAGCGAGGTGGTGATCAAGTACCGCATCGACGGGGTGCTCCAGCCGGCCATGAAGCCCATCGCGAAGGAGCACCACCAGACCATCATCAGCCGCATCAAGGTCATGGCGGAGCTGGACATCGCGGAGAAGCGCGTCCCCCAGGACGGCCGCTTCCGAGTGAGGGTGGGCGGACGCGCCATTGATTTCCGGGTGTCTATCATGCCCTCCGTGCACGGAGAGGACGCGGTCATCCGCATCCTGGACAAGGAGAGCCTCTCCAAGCAGTTCACCTCTCTTCGCCTGGACGTGCTGGGCTTCGACGAGAAGGAGCTGGCGCGCTTCCGCCGGTTCATACGCGAGCCCTACGGCATGGTGCTGGTGACGGGGCCGACCGGCTCCGGCAAGACCACGACCCTCTACGCCGCCCTCTCCGAGATCAAGACCGAGGAAGACAAGATCATCACCATCGAGGACCCGGTGGAGTATCAGCTGAAAGGCGTGACCCAGATCCCGGTCAACGAGAAGAAAGGGCTGACCTTCGCCCGGGGCCTGCGCTCCATCCTCCGTCACGACCCGGACAAGATCATGGTGGGGGAGATCCGCGATCCCGAGACGGCAGACATCGCCATCCAGTCCGCCCTCACCGGTCACCTCGTCTTCACCACCGTGCACGCCAACAACGTGATCGACGTCCTCGGCCGCTTCCTCAACATGAAGATCGAACCCTACAACTTCGTCTCCGCCCTCAATTGCGTCCAGGCCCAGCGCCTGGTGCGTACCATCTGCTCCCAGTGCACGCGCCGCGTGAAGGCCTCCCGCGAGCTGCTGGTGGAGTCGGGCCTCGACGCCGTGGCTTACGCGGATACGTGGTTCTACGAGGGGGCGGGGTGCCTGGAATGCGGGGGGACGGGCTACAAGGGCCGCACCGCCATCTGCGAGCTCCTGGACGTGTCGGACAGCGTGCGGGAGATGATTCTGGCCCGCCGCTCGAGCGCGGACATCAAGCGGGCGGCCCGGGAGGAGGGGATGGTCTTTCTTCGGGAGTCGGCCGTCAACAAGGCCCTGACGGGCCGGACCACGCTCCAGGAGATCAACAAGGTCACGTTTGTGGAGGTGGTGTGA
- a CDS encoding type II secretion system F family protein, with product MEYVCKVGTPTGEVVERTFAAPDETALRADLEQQGYYLFSIHRGLGLGRLRLRRPRVAPSLLLIFAQELAALLKAGLPLFQSLDVTLDRQKDPVFRRSLTTVREKVKSGTAISEAFRAEGDLYPPIFAASLVAGERSGSLESVLRRFSQHLRLNQGLKKKAVSASVYPIVLLSMMLLLVAVLVVYVIPQFKGFYEGLGAELPMPTQILLGVSDAVSSNLLWIGLVLAGGGVALWSWLQRPTSGLVIDRALLRLPYLGGLVRMYATSQLMRTLSTLLAGGLPLLNALEVAAASIGNRAMAGAVAAATPRIREGASLTASLESTGMLETLPLEMVKVGEQTGALGDMLNAVAEFYDEELDTRIATVLTLVEPILLVLMAVIVAGMLLAFYLPMFQAISAVQKTR from the coding sequence ATGGAATATGTCTGCAAGGTCGGCACACCGACAGGCGAAGTGGTGGAGCGGACCTTCGCCGCCCCCGACGAGACGGCTCTCCGGGCCGACCTCGAGCAGCAGGGCTACTACCTTTTCTCGATCCACCGCGGCTTAGGCCTGGGCCGCCTTCGGCTTCGCCGCCCCCGGGTGGCACCCAGCCTGCTCTTGATCTTCGCCCAGGAGCTGGCCGCCCTCCTGAAAGCGGGCCTTCCCCTGTTCCAGTCGTTGGATGTCACGCTGGATCGGCAAAAGGACCCCGTTTTCCGACGCTCCCTCACGACCGTCCGGGAGAAGGTGAAGTCGGGAACCGCCATCTCGGAAGCCTTCCGGGCCGAAGGCGACCTTTATCCCCCGATTTTCGCGGCGAGCCTGGTGGCGGGGGAGCGCAGCGGCAGCCTGGAGTCTGTCCTGCGGCGTTTCTCTCAGCACCTGCGTCTCAACCAGGGGCTCAAGAAGAAGGCCGTCTCCGCCTCCGTCTACCCCATTGTCCTGCTGTCGATGATGCTCTTGCTGGTCGCGGTCCTCGTCGTCTACGTGATCCCCCAGTTCAAGGGGTTCTACGAGGGCCTGGGGGCCGAGCTGCCCATGCCCACACAGATCCTGCTCGGGGTGTCGGATGCAGTGAGCAGCAACCTGCTCTGGATCGGGCTCGTTCTGGCCGGGGGGGGAGTCGCGCTCTGGTCCTGGCTGCAGCGACCCACCTCTGGACTCGTCATCGACAGAGCCCTCCTGCGCTTGCCCTACCTGGGCGGCCTGGTGCGGATGTACGCGACCAGCCAGCTCATGCGGACGCTGTCCACCCTCTTGGCGGGGGGACTTCCGCTCCTGAACGCCCTGGAGGTGGCGGCGGCCTCGATCGGGAACCGGGCCATGGCCGGGGCAGTGGCCGCGGCCACCCCCCGGATACGGGAGGGTGCGAGCCTCACCGCCTCCCTCGAGTCCACGGGCATGCTGGAGACGCTCCCCCTGGAGATGGTCAAGGTGGGGGAGCAGACGGGGGCCCTGGGCGACATGCTGAACGCGGTCGCGGAGTTCTACGACGAGGAGCTGGACACCCGAATCGCGACCGTCCTCACCCTGGTGGAGCCCATCCTCCTCGTCCTCATGGCCGTCATCGTGGCCGGCATGCTGCTGGCTTTTTACTTGCCCATGTTTCAGGCCATATCCGCCGTGCAAAAGACGAGGTAG
- a CDS encoding PP2C family protein-serine/threonine phosphatase, whose translation MTIPPSPTGQHERAGAAVSEPRPRALIVGDSTAWPGTKALAETLNLRSVNAEEALSLLATDPPDVVFVDGYLPAATLNPILEAAGQPGRAGRPAVMVMADEGRRTNVEDRLLDHADDFVNTRRGEEALFARLRIALRVRGCLVELSRKNAELASLYAQLETLAGRMAGELRLASQVQRSLLPPPLHHPRLDVAGEFIPMREIGGDYYDLVPLGPDRLALAIGDVMGKGVPAALLAANLKACLRAHLQGDGHTPEELIGRVNRLFWDVTPRGLFASLFFAIFDFQRGALDYVNAGHDHPFVVRPGGAVEDLGVGGTVLGLMEGSRYDRGRAAISGDDLLVFFSDGVTDRANRQGEMYGVERLKDAAVRCRADAARISLYTLLGEVQGWSSGIPAEDDMTLIVGKLRQGV comes from the coding sequence ATGACCATCCCGCCCTCCCCGACGGGTCAGCATGAACGGGCGGGGGCGGCTGTATCTGAGCCACGGCCGCGCGCCCTAATCGTCGGCGACTCCACGGCCTGGCCGGGCACCAAGGCTCTGGCCGAGACACTGAATCTGAGGTCGGTGAACGCGGAGGAGGCACTCAGCTTGCTCGCCACCGACCCGCCGGACGTCGTTTTCGTGGATGGCTACCTTCCCGCCGCGACCCTGAACCCGATTCTGGAGGCGGCCGGGCAGCCGGGACGCGCGGGCCGCCCGGCGGTGATGGTGATGGCGGACGAGGGGAGGCGGACGAACGTGGAGGACCGCCTCCTCGACCACGCCGACGACTTCGTCAACACTCGGCGGGGGGAGGAAGCGCTCTTCGCGCGGCTCCGGATCGCGCTCCGTGTACGGGGCTGCCTGGTGGAGCTCTCCCGCAAGAACGCAGAGTTGGCGAGCCTTTACGCGCAGCTGGAGACCCTGGCCGGCCGCATGGCGGGGGAGCTTCGCTTGGCTTCCCAGGTTCAGCGCAGCCTGCTCCCCCCTCCCCTCCACCACCCCCGCCTGGACGTGGCGGGGGAGTTCATCCCCATGCGCGAGATCGGGGGCGACTACTACGACCTCGTCCCCCTCGGCCCCGACCGGCTGGCTCTCGCCATCGGAGACGTCATGGGCAAAGGGGTCCCAGCAGCGCTGCTGGCGGCCAATCTCAAGGCCTGCCTGCGCGCTCACCTGCAAGGGGATGGGCACACCCCAGAGGAGCTCATCGGTCGCGTGAACCGGCTCTTCTGGGACGTCACCCCGCGGGGGCTTTTCGCCAGTTTGTTCTTCGCCATCTTCGACTTCCAGAGAGGCGCTCTCGATTACGTGAATGCCGGCCACGACCACCCGTTCGTGGTTCGGCCCGGGGGTGCAGTGGAGGACCTCGGGGTGGGGGGGACCGTGCTCGGGCTGATGGAAGGCTCGCGCTACGACCGAGGGCGGGCGGCAATCTCGGGAGACGACTTGCTGGTTTTCTTCAGCGACGGTGTCACGGACCGGGCCAACCGCCAGGGGGAGATGTACGGCGTGGAACGGCTCAAGGACGCGGCCGTACGGTGCCGGGCAGACGCCGCCCGCATCTCCCTCTATACTCTTCTGGGCGAGGTTCAGGGCTGGTCCTCGGGTATTCCGGCCGAGGACGATATGACGCTGATCGTCGGCAAGCTCCGTCAGGGCGTATAA
- a CDS encoding response regulator transcription factor — protein MSKILIVEDEPDMVLGLKDNFEFEGYEVLTAADGEGGLERARTQKPDLIILDIMLPKLSGLEVCKSLRGEGFEGPIIMLTARGQEIDKVVGLELGADDYVTKPFSIRELLARVRAILRRTDGARKRLARYRFSDVELDFEAYRAKRGGEPLDLSPREFELLRYLIERKGETVSRDRLLEDVWGYESYPSTRTVDTHIAKLRAKIGDSGSEPRWILTIHGVGYKFVDPT, from the coding sequence GTGAGCAAGATCCTGATTGTCGAGGACGAACCGGACATGGTCCTGGGGCTCAAGGACAACTTTGAGTTCGAGGGCTATGAAGTCCTCACCGCTGCGGACGGGGAGGGCGGCCTCGAGCGGGCCCGCACCCAAAAGCCCGATCTCATCATCCTGGACATCATGCTCCCCAAGCTGAGCGGCCTCGAGGTCTGCAAGAGTCTGCGGGGCGAGGGCTTTGAGGGGCCGATCATCATGCTCACGGCGCGCGGCCAGGAGATCGACAAGGTGGTGGGCCTCGAGCTGGGGGCGGACGACTACGTGACCAAGCCCTTTTCGATCCGGGAGCTGTTGGCGCGGGTTCGGGCCATCCTCCGCCGCACAGATGGGGCCCGGAAGCGCCTCGCCCGCTACCGCTTCTCGGACGTGGAGCTGGACTTCGAGGCCTACCGAGCCAAGCGGGGTGGGGAGCCCCTCGACCTCTCGCCCCGGGAGTTCGAGCTCCTGCGGTACCTCATAGAGAGGAAGGGGGAGACGGTCTCCCGCGATCGGCTCCTGGAGGACGTCTGGGGCTACGAGAGCTACCCCTCCACGCGCACTGTGGACACCCACATCGCCAAGCTGAGGGCCAAGATCGGCGACAGCGGCTCCGAACCGCGCTGGATCCTTACCATCCACGGCGTGGGCTACAAGTTTGTAGATCCCACATGA
- a CDS encoding HAMP domain-containing sensor histidine kinase — MSDVQRRLSAPSDPRGRLVSIFVGAVLLPSVALSVLSFHAVPKYAENLKISLLKQADKVLYYLERDLERAARTKALEAARAVGPERLLEGRARVIRAALDEAGMGEKVFDTLRLEASSPATKLSAALGRGADDILVLREALKAFDPAPGPEGEDSVPLTAADGNMAGILRFRFACPYVHNALLHEFFETDFVNPDQAWVVRVTEPTGEVLYENAPTPDDRFEVKRVMTAPSFHGLKLYLRYKDRSIEEEVHRLELAKNTLIGFIDLMLLAGLYLVYVNVRREVHLSRLKSDFVANVSHELKTPLALIRLFAETLELGRVQTEEKARQYYRVINKESQRLTQLINNILDFSRIEADRKEYRFAPTDVARIVEEVLEAYRFPIEQQNFTLEVEVAEDLPEVEVDAEAIGQALINLVNNAIKYSRDEKYIRLRVRREGERILISVTDRGIGVAKADQKKIFEKFYRAENSLLHETKGSGLGLALVQHIMEAHGGTVEVESTPGKGSTFTLVLPLRKRSAGA, encoded by the coding sequence ATGTCCGACGTGCAGCGCCGGCTCTCTGCCCCCTCCGACCCCCGGGGACGCCTGGTGTCGATCTTCGTGGGGGCGGTGCTCCTGCCCTCGGTGGCGCTGTCCGTGCTCTCCTTCCATGCCGTTCCCAAATACGCCGAGAACTTGAAGATCAGCCTGCTCAAACAGGCCGACAAGGTCCTCTACTATCTGGAGCGCGATCTCGAGAGGGCGGCGCGGACGAAGGCCTTGGAAGCGGCGAGGGCGGTGGGGCCCGAGAGGCTCCTGGAAGGGCGTGCGCGCGTGATCCGGGCCGCGCTCGACGAGGCGGGCATGGGGGAAAAGGTCTTCGATACCTTGCGCTTGGAGGCCTCCTCCCCCGCGACCAAGCTCTCCGCCGCGCTCGGGCGGGGAGCCGATGACATTCTCGTGCTCCGCGAGGCCTTGAAGGCGTTCGATCCGGCCCCCGGCCCGGAGGGGGAGGACTCGGTTCCCCTCACTGCCGCCGACGGAAACATGGCGGGGATCCTGCGCTTCCGCTTCGCCTGCCCCTACGTCCACAACGCCCTGCTCCACGAGTTTTTCGAGACTGACTTCGTAAACCCCGACCAGGCCTGGGTGGTCCGGGTGACCGAGCCCACGGGAGAGGTGCTCTACGAGAACGCCCCCACTCCCGATGACCGGTTCGAGGTGAAGCGGGTGATGACGGCGCCCTCCTTCCACGGGCTCAAGCTCTATCTCCGCTACAAGGACCGATCGATCGAGGAGGAGGTCCACCGCCTGGAGCTGGCCAAGAACACCCTCATCGGCTTCATCGACCTCATGCTCCTGGCCGGTCTCTATCTCGTCTACGTCAACGTACGCCGCGAGGTCCACCTCTCCCGGCTCAAGAGCGACTTCGTGGCCAACGTGAGCCACGAGCTCAAGACCCCCCTGGCCCTGATCCGACTCTTCGCGGAGACCCTGGAGCTAGGGCGCGTCCAAACGGAGGAGAAGGCCCGCCAGTACTACCGGGTCATCAACAAGGAGAGCCAGCGTCTGACCCAGCTCATCAACAACATCCTGGACTTCTCCCGTATCGAGGCCGACCGCAAGGAGTATCGCTTCGCCCCCACCGACGTGGCGCGGATCGTGGAGGAAGTGCTGGAGGCCTACCGCTTCCCGATCGAGCAGCAGAACTTCACCTTGGAGGTGGAGGTGGCGGAGGATCTGCCCGAGGTGGAGGTGGACGCGGAAGCCATCGGCCAGGCCCTCATCAACCTGGTCAACAACGCCATCAAGTACAGCCGGGACGAGAAGTACATTCGTCTGCGCGTCCGCCGCGAGGGTGAGCGCATACTGATCTCGGTCACGGACCGGGGCATTGGCGTGGCCAAGGCGGACCAGAAGAAGATCTTCGAGAAGTTCTACCGGGCGGAGAACAGCCTGCTTCACGAGACCAAGGGGAGCGGCCTCGGTCTGGCCCTCGTGCAGCACATCATGGAGGCCCACGGAGGGACGGTGGAGGTGGAGAGCACGCCTGGCAAGGGCAGCACCTTCACCCTGGTCCTTCCCCTCCGGAAGCGGAGCGCAGGAGCGTGA
- the smpB gene encoding SsrA-binding protein SmpB has translation MPKADAGERVIATNRKAFFNYEILDRVEAGISLLGTEVKSIREGGLNFRDSFVEFRGGELFLVGCRIGPYSHGNLQNHSEDRDRKLLLHKKEVQKFGGRATEKGLTIVPLRAYLKRGRVKVEIGLARGKKAHDKRETIKRRDLERETRQAVRDHRG, from the coding sequence ATGCCCAAGGCCGATGCCGGCGAGCGGGTCATCGCCACCAACCGGAAGGCCTTCTTCAACTATGAGATCCTCGACCGGGTGGAGGCGGGGATCAGCCTGCTGGGCACCGAAGTGAAGTCCATTCGCGAGGGCGGCCTGAACTTCCGGGACTCCTTCGTGGAGTTCCGGGGGGGCGAGCTATTCCTGGTCGGCTGCCGCATCGGGCCTTACAGCCACGGCAACCTCCAGAATCACTCCGAGGATCGAGACCGCAAGCTCCTCCTGCACAAGAAGGAGGTCCAGAAGTTCGGGGGCCGGGCCACGGAGAAGGGCCTGACCATCGTCCCCCTGAGGGCGTACTTGAAGCGGGGGCGGGTGAAGGTGGAGATCGGTCTCGCCCGCGGAAAGAAGGCCCACGACAAGCGGGAGACGATCAAGCGCCGGGACCTGGAGCGGGAGACGCGTCAGGCGGTGAGGGACCACCGGGGCTGA
- a CDS encoding SDR family NAD(P)-dependent oxidoreductase, translated as MAPPVDFLSLEGRVALVTGAGRGIGAATARLFARAGAHVALLDRDGAGVTRTAEEIGLAGGEALPFPNDITDAFQMERVVDRVVDEWGRLDVLVNNAGIVRDAPLEDVTDEDWAETLDVNLRGAMVCARAAVPHMLARRCGRILSATSLVGRTGNYGQTAYTASKAGIIGMTRVWARELGPKGITANAVAPGFIDTEMVRSIPAKVVTQILARTPAGRMGRPEEVANVYLFLASDLASFINGAVVGVDGGLLL; from the coding sequence ATGGCACCGCCAGTTGACTTTCTCTCCCTCGAGGGCCGGGTGGCCCTCGTGACCGGAGCCGGGCGTGGCATAGGCGCCGCCACCGCCCGCCTCTTTGCGCGCGCGGGTGCCCACGTGGCGCTCCTCGACCGCGACGGGGCCGGGGTCACGCGCACGGCGGAGGAGATCGGTCTCGCCGGAGGCGAGGCTCTCCCTTTTCCCAATGACATCACCGATGCCTTCCAGATGGAGCGCGTCGTGGACCGGGTGGTCGACGAGTGGGGCCGGCTCGACGTCTTGGTGAACAATGCGGGGATCGTGCGCGACGCCCCGCTCGAGGACGTCACCGACGAGGACTGGGCCGAGACCCTGGATGTGAACCTGCGGGGCGCGATGGTCTGTGCCCGCGCGGCCGTTCCCCACATGCTCGCCCGGCGCTGCGGCCGGATCCTCTCCGCGACCTCCCTCGTGGGCCGCACCGGCAACTACGGCCAGACCGCCTACACCGCGAGCAAAGCGGGCATTATCGGCATGACCCGGGTATGGGCTCGTGAGTTGGGGCCGAAGGGCATCACCGCGAACGCGGTGGCCCCCGGCTTCATCGATACCGAGATGGTGCGCAGCATCCCGGCCAAGGTCGTGACACAGATCCTGGCCCGCACCCCGGCGGGCCGCATGGGCCGCCCGGAGGAGGTCGCGAACGTCTACCTCTTCCTGGCCTCCGATCTAGCGAGCTTCATCAACGGAGCGGTGGTGGGGGTGGACGGGGGCCTCCTGCTCTAG
- a CDS encoding EAL domain-containing protein, giving the protein MSYLLTSEAMSDTPPSIGSATNVRWFLESLVDGGKQLRRLPIHPLPFKIGRRPGLGLALPSESVSKEHAEIYQQGEDLRLRDLHSTNGTFVNRDRVSDAQIRQGDIIHFADFEFRLGQQTIEEVGMGEESGPEPSTVSLGNQPLPHLFMRGTRELEELLRDGSVVPVFQPIVLLPAGAVAGYEVLGRGKHPGLPSDPIELFRIAASMGMEAQLSRLFRKNAVETLGSRSGLPPLFLNTHPSELSQPGLLESLTELQKVAPNLRLILEIHESALADTAGIADLLKDLTRLGIGLAYDDFGAGQARLLELAEVPPHYLKFDKRFVHGIDQAPPSKRRLLTSLVTLSRDLLVQTVAEGIETPEEAEVCSRVGFTHAQGYHFGKPIGLEQI; this is encoded by the coding sequence ATGAGTTACCTTCTGACCAGCGAGGCCATGTCAGATACGCCCCCGAGCATCGGCAGCGCCACCAACGTCCGATGGTTCCTGGAAAGCCTTGTCGACGGCGGGAAACAGCTGCGGCGTCTCCCCATCCATCCCCTTCCCTTTAAGATCGGCCGCCGGCCCGGGCTTGGCCTGGCCCTCCCTTCGGAGTCGGTTTCGAAGGAGCACGCGGAGATCTACCAGCAGGGGGAGGATCTGCGCCTCCGTGACTTGCACAGCACCAACGGCACCTTCGTCAATCGCGACCGCGTCTCCGACGCTCAGATCCGGCAAGGCGACATCATACACTTCGCGGACTTCGAGTTCCGCCTCGGCCAGCAGACGATCGAGGAAGTGGGCATGGGAGAGGAGTCGGGACCGGAACCCTCGACGGTCTCGCTCGGCAATCAACCCTTGCCCCACCTTTTCATGCGCGGCACCCGTGAGCTGGAAGAGCTGCTGCGCGATGGCTCGGTGGTGCCCGTCTTCCAACCCATCGTCCTCCTGCCCGCGGGGGCGGTGGCGGGCTACGAGGTCCTGGGCCGGGGTAAGCACCCGGGTCTGCCCTCCGACCCCATAGAGCTATTCCGAATCGCGGCCAGCATGGGCATGGAGGCTCAGCTCAGCCGGCTCTTCCGCAAGAACGCGGTCGAGACCTTGGGTTCGCGCAGCGGCCTCCCGCCCCTCTTCCTCAACACCCATCCCTCGGAACTGAGCCAGCCCGGTCTCTTAGAGTCGCTGACCGAGCTGCAAAAAGTGGCCCCCAACCTGCGCCTCATCCTCGAGATCCACGAGAGCGCCCTTGCCGATACGGCGGGAATCGCCGACCTCCTCAAGGACCTGACTCGCCTGGGGATCGGACTCGCCTACGACGACTTTGGGGCCGGACAGGCCCGCCTCCTGGAGCTGGCGGAGGTGCCCCCCCACTACCTCAAGTTCGACAAGCGCTTCGTCCATGGCATCGACCAGGCCCCCCCTTCCAAGCGCCGCCTCCTGACCTCGCTCGTGACCCTCTCCCGCGACTTGCTCGTCCAGACGGTGGCGGAAGGGATCGAGACCCCGGAGGAAGCGGAGGTTTGCTCGCGGGTGGGCTTCACGCACGCCCAGGGCTACCACTTCGGCAAGCCGATTGGCCTGGAGCAGATCTAG
- a CDS encoding SEL1-like repeat protein, whose protein sequence is MWNVVGPAVGVLFLTFLAPQAAKSPPPAESSEVALAKKSCDKGNGADCLKLGSLYYRGEGVTRDLGRAASFFKKACEHNDSQGCLSLAGMHRSGEGVSKDLTRAIALLERACDGGQAEGCSQLGTLYHSGKEVPKDLSRAAGFLQRACEGGIAHSCGTLAFMYEEGLRVPKDPAHAAELLKKACDGAEMESCGHLGLAYRDGVGVAKDLSRALALFGQACDAGAASGCYELGLAHERGQGVAKDAVRALALFTKGCDGGEARGCHRLGLLYRDGVGAAKDQAHAVALFKKACEGGSGGGCYELAVVTVSGRGIPRNLAEGASLYRQACTNADMRGCVDLGDLFAGGGGVAQDLVRAAGLFKEACDGGSVVGCARFGALYESGDVVGRDMEKALAAYRQACDGGYAMGCFSLGRLYQRSDVGPHDHAQTLALFKKACDGGAAPACYELGVSYEIGPVRERERALPLFKQACGLGDQRACQKVKRASRQE, encoded by the coding sequence ATGTGGAACGTGGTGGGGCCGGCGGTCGGCGTCCTGTTCCTGACCTTCCTGGCCCCCCAGGCGGCAAAGAGCCCGCCTCCGGCCGAGTCCAGCGAAGTCGCGCTCGCCAAGAAGAGCTGCGACAAAGGCAACGGGGCCGACTGCCTCAAGCTCGGGTCGCTTTACTATCGCGGTGAAGGGGTGACCCGCGACCTCGGCCGGGCGGCTTCGTTCTTCAAGAAGGCATGCGAGCACAACGACTCCCAGGGCTGCTTGAGTCTCGCCGGCATGCACCGAAGCGGGGAAGGCGTTTCCAAGGACCTGACCCGCGCCATCGCGTTGTTGGAGCGGGCCTGCGACGGGGGCCAGGCGGAGGGTTGCAGCCAGCTCGGGACCCTCTATCACTCCGGCAAGGAGGTGCCGAAGGACCTGAGCCGCGCGGCCGGCTTCCTACAACGCGCATGCGAGGGAGGGATCGCGCACAGCTGCGGCACCCTCGCTTTCATGTACGAGGAGGGGTTGCGGGTCCCGAAAGACCCGGCGCATGCGGCCGAGCTCCTCAAGAAGGCCTGCGACGGCGCGGAGATGGAGAGTTGCGGTCATCTCGGCCTCGCCTACCGCGACGGGGTCGGCGTGGCCAAGGATCTCTCCCGCGCGCTGGCTCTCTTCGGCCAGGCCTGCGACGCGGGGGCCGCGTCGGGCTGCTACGAGCTCGGTCTCGCTCACGAGCGCGGCCAGGGCGTCGCCAAGGATGCTGTCCGAGCCCTGGCCCTTTTCACCAAAGGTTGCGACGGCGGTGAGGCGCGCGGCTGCCACCGCCTCGGCCTCCTCTACCGCGATGGGGTGGGCGCGGCCAAGGACCAGGCCCACGCGGTGGCACTCTTCAAGAAGGCCTGCGAGGGCGGCTCGGGCGGGGGCTGCTACGAACTGGCCGTGGTCACGGTCAGCGGCCGGGGCATCCCCCGCAATCTGGCGGAGGGGGCCTCTCTCTATCGACAGGCCTGCACCAACGCCGACATGCGCGGCTGCGTGGACCTGGGCGATCTCTTCGCGGGGGGGGGCGGCGTGGCCCAGGATCTGGTCCGGGCCGCCGGCCTCTTCAAGGAGGCGTGCGACGGCGGCTCCGTGGTCGGCTGCGCCCGGTTCGGCGCCCTCTACGAGAGCGGGGACGTGGTCGGCCGCGACATGGAAAAGGCTCTGGCCGCGTACCGGCAGGCCTGTGACGGGGGCTACGCCATGGGCTGCTTCAGCCTGGGCCGTCTCTACCAGCGCAGCGACGTTGGTCCCCACGACCACGCCCAGACGCTCGCGCTGTTCAAGAAGGCCTGCGACGGGGGGGCGGCCCCAGCCTGCTACGAGCTCGGGGTCTCCTACGAGATCGGCCCTGTCCGCGAGCGTGAGCGGGCCTTGCCCCTCTTCAAGCAAGCCTGCGGTCTCGGCGATCAACGGGCTTGCCAAAAAGTGAAGCGGGCGTCGCGGCAGGAATAG